A region from the Arvicola amphibius chromosome 12, mArvAmp1.2, whole genome shotgun sequence genome encodes:
- the Gpatch2 gene encoding G patch domain-containing protein 2 isoform X4, translated as MFGAAGRPAIGAAAAAAGKSWHFSRTMEELVHDLVSALEESSEQARGGFAETGDHSRNLSCPLKRQARKRRGRKRRSYNVHHPWETGHCLSEGSDSSLEEATKDYRENHSNNKKDHSDSDDQMLVAKRRPSSTLNNGVRGKRLLWHESDFAVDNLGNRTLRRRRKVKRMAVDLPQDVSSKRTMTQLPEGCRDQEMDSDRAYQYPEFTRNKVKKRKLKVVRQGPKAQEEGVVLESEEMSQTSKDRMEYEEQKVSDELMSESDSSSLSSTDAGLFTNDEGRQGDDEQSDWFYEKESGGACGIAGVVPWWEEEDPAELDRNLPDPVFERILSGSFPLMSHPGRRGFQARLSCLHGMPSKNMKKSGGAPPSMATNWTSEIPL; from the exons GCATTTCAGTCGAACAATGGAAGAGCTTGTTCACGATCTTGTCTCTGCACTGGAAGAGAGCTCTGAGCAAGCTCGAGGTGGCTTTGCTGAGACGGGAGATCACTCTCGCAATCTGTCTTGCCCTCTGAAACGCCAGGCCAGAAAGAGGAGAGGGCGGAAGCGGAGGTCCTATAATGTCCACCACCCTTGGGAGACTGGCCACTGCTTAAGCGAAGGCTCTGATTCTAGTTTAGAAGAAGCAACTAAGGATTACAGAGAGAACCACAGCAATAACAAGAAGGATCATAGTGACTCTGATGACCAAATGTTAGTGGCGAAACGTAGGCCATCTTCAACCTTAAATAATGGTGTTCGAGGGAAGAGACTCCTGTGGCATGAGTCTGATTTTGCTGTGGACAACCTTGGGAACAGAACTCTCCGCCGGAGGAGGAAGGTCAAGCGCATGGCAGTGGATCTCCCACAGGACGTCTCCAGTAAAAGGACAATGACCCAGCTGCCTGAAGGCTGCAGAGATCAGGAAATGGACAGCGATAGAGCTTACCAGTATCCAGAGTTTACCCGGAATAAAGTTAAGAAAAGGAAGTTGAAAGTGGTTAGACAAGGACCAAAGGCCCAAGAGGAAGGCGTGGTTTTGGAGAGTGAAGAAATGAGCCAGACCAGTAAAGACAGAATGGAGTATGAGGAACAGAAAGTCTCCGATGAGCTCATGAGCGAAAG TGACTCCAGCAGTCTCAGCAGCACTGATGCAGGCTTGTTCACCAATGACGAGGGAAGACAAG GTGATGATGAACAGAGTGACTGGTTCTATGAAAAGGAGTCAGGTGGAGCCTGCGGCATTGCTGGAGTTGTGCCCTGGTGGGAAGAGGAGGATCCTGCAGAGCTAGACAGAAACTTACCTGACCCTGTGTTTGAAAGGATCCTAAGTGGGTCTTTCCCCCTCATGTCACATCCTGGCAGAAGAG GTTTCCAAGCTAGACTCAGTTGCCTTCATGGAATGCCTTCCAAGAATATGAAAAAATCTGGAGGGGCTCCACCTTCAATG GCTACAAACTGGACCAGTGAGATTCCCCTATAA